A genomic segment from Aspergillus puulaauensis MK2 DNA, chromosome 1, nearly complete sequence encodes:
- a CDS encoding putative amino acid permease (COG:E;~EggNog:ENOG410PIBX;~InterPro:IPR004840,IPR004841;~PFAM:PF13520,PF00324;~TransMembrane:12 (i41-64o70-87i125-145o151-169i181-202o242-261i273-292o318-339i370-388o408-426i447-467o479-498i);~go_component: GO:0016020 - membrane [Evidence IEA];~go_component: GO:0016021 - integral component of membrane [Evidence IEA];~go_process: GO:0006865 - amino acid transport [Evidence IEA];~go_process: GO:0055085 - transmembrane transport [Evidence IEA]), producing MGDESIHPAQSALEEHAISPKGELELNVGGRGATQRALRNYHVTMIGFCGGIGTGLFVGTGAAYAKAGPAGLLLAYGVVGAVLWCVMQSIAELATLFPTAGSFPHWATRFVDPAVGFSLAITYGYCYNVSLASEVSAAAVIVAYWTDITPALVITISLVLILAVNLMNVRFYGETEVFGGAVRILCFLGLVIVSIVITAGGGPNQETIGFRFWHTPGPWTDLDGIKGPTGHFLGFLSAFVNASYSFVGIETVVIAAAEAVDPHRSIPKAAHRVTYRIGFFYILGALLIGMIVDPRHPDLTSGDDNANSSPFVVAIKEAGIVALPSIVNACILIAAWTAGNSYCWVGSRMIVAMTTDHQLPQFFGRVNKHGVPYIAVIVSWLFGPLAYLSLGSGGASQAFTWLLDLSTISGLIAWATLCFCYLRFYAAMKAQGVSRDTSPWSAPLQPYTAWFGFIGSTVITLVAGFEVFLKGQWNTSDFVAAYIGIPLFIAPILGWKIWHRTKFLRAHEIDLWSGRLQEGEIAPQPGPSNTLWGRFVDWLV from the exons ATGGGAGACGAGTCGATCCATCCGGCTCAGTCAGCCCTGGAAGAACATGCAATCAGCCCTAAAGGCGAGCTCGAGCTCAATGTCGGCGGCCGCGGCGCGACACAGCGTGCTCTGCGCAATTACCATGTCACCATGATCGGTTTCTGCGGCGGCATTGGAACAGGCCTTTTTGTTGGGACGGGCGCTGCGTATGCCAAAGCTGGTCCTGCTGGCTTGCTGCTCGCATACGGCGTTGTCGGCGCGGTGCTCTGGTGTGTGATGCAAAGTATCGCCGAGCTGGCCACTCTGTTCCCCACCGCAGGCTCGTTCCCCCACTGGGCAACCCGGTTTGTTGACCCTGCTGTGGGATTCTCGCTGGCGATTACTTATGGATACTGCTATAATGTCTCGCTTGCCTCGGAGGTCTCTGCGGCGGCTGTCATTGTTGCGTATTGGACTGATATAACGCCTGCGCTGGTGATCACGATTagtttggtgttgatattggcTGTTAACCTGATGAATGTGCGGTTCTATGGTGAAACAGAAGTCTTCGGAGGGGCAGTGAGaattctctgcttcttgggcttggtgaTTGTGTCTATTGTGATTACGGCCGGTGGTGGTCCAAACCAGGAGACCATTGGGTTTCGCTTCTGGCATACCCCTGGCCCCTGGACGGACCTTGATGGTATCAAAGGACCAACCGGGCACTTTCTAGGGTTCTTGTCTGCATTTGTTAACGCCTCGTACAGCTTCGTTGGTATCGAGACCGTTGTCAttgccgctgctgaagcCGTCGACCCCCACCGGTCTATCCCCAAGGCTGCCCACCGTGTCACCTATCGCATTGGCTTTTTTTATATCCTGGGTGCTCTGCTCATCGGCATGATCGTGGACCCGCGCCACCCGGACCTGACCTCTGGGGACGACAATGCCAACAGCTCGCCCTTTGTCGTTGCTATAAAGGAAGCAGGCATAGTGGCTCTACCGTCCATTGTAAACGCCTGTATCCTCATTGCAGCATGGACCGCAGGAAACTCATACTGCTGGGTCGGATCTCGCATGATCGTCGCCATGACCACCGACCACCAACTACCACAGTTTTTCGGCCGCGTGAACAAGCACGGCGTCCCATACATTGCAGTCATTGTCTCCTGGCTCTTCGGCCCCCTGGCCTATCTGAGTCTCGGAAGCGGCGGTGCATCTCAAGCCTTCACCTGGCTTCTCGACTTGAGCACCATCTCTGGCCTGATTGCTTGGGCTACGCTGTGTTTCTGCTATCTTCGTTTCTATGCTGCGATGAAGGCCCAGGGCGTTTCGCGGGATACGTCGCCGTGGTCTGCGCCACTGCAGCCGTATACAGCCTGGTTTGGGTTTATCGGTTCGACGGTTATAACTCTGGTTGCTGGATTTGAGGTTTTCCTCAAGGGGCAGTGGAATACATCGGACTTTGTAGCAGCGTATATTGGTATTCCGTTGTTTATTGCGCCGATCTTGGGGTGGAAGATTTGGCATCGTACCAAG TTTCTTCGCGCCCATGAGATCGATCTTTGGTCGGGGCGTCTCCAGGAGGGAGAAATCGCGCCGCAGCCAGGCCCAAGCAACACTCTCTGGGGTCGGTTTGTCGATTGGCTTGTATAG
- a CDS encoding wax synthase family protein (COG:S;~EggNog:ENOG410PY13;~InterPro:IPR032805;~PFAM:PF13813;~TransMembrane:8 (o6-26i38-57o63-82i140-161o214-237i300-318o330-350i370-388o)): MSALSQVILPVTASIATFFLSVAAFFHLANIPNPRRLILSPILYIPAGISFYLSEWWPGDLNSLWGLLLCIWIGHSTSLLFVENDHLYQDGEYLARWSKLAPHIHPKFHKGIKLWNNPRLLGTPHECILKSRKPAIPSGLRAFTVIRLAKVVIYAGLYFYIKTYIFPAAFMPIGMNEFDPLHQVYFRRLLPSFQAQDIYEAVTLRETLLRSAFVAWWTFSAVAMLDGSHAALSLIAVSLCRFDTPSEWPPIFGPLSAAWSMRRFWGRFWHQIIRRTYTNYGEIVSRRILGLRAGSVMDKLIVIFAIFFLSGVSHAVVSWRLGDCAWGGDVWWFCLNFGVGMGEVVVLGVVRAGMKRTGREDWVKSVQGSLFGRVIGYIWVFGFMFWSVPKWQYPKVYCVLEALSA; encoded by the coding sequence ATGTCTGCACTTTCTCAAGTCATACTGCCAGTCACGGCATCCATCGCAAcattcttcctctccgtTGCTGCCTTCTTCCACCTAGCCAATATCCCTAATCCTCGCAGACTCATTCTATCGCCAATACTCTACATCCCAGCCGGCATCTCATTCTACCTGTCGGAATGGTGGCCAGGCGATCTCAACAGTCTCTGGggcctcctcctctgcaTCTGGATCGGCCACTCCACatccctcctcttcgtcgagaATGACCATCTATACCAAGACGGAGAGTACCTAGCCCGCTGGTCCAAACTCGCACCACACATCCATCCCAAATTCCACAAGGGCATAAAGCTCTGGAATAACCCACGTCTCCTGGGGACACCCCACGAATGTATCCTCAAAAGCCGTAAACCGGCGATACCATCAGGACTACGCGCATTCACGGTTATCCGTCTCGCAAAGGTGGTCATATATGCCGGCCTGTACTTTTATATCAAAACATACATCTTCCCTGCTGCATTCATGCCCATCGGGATGAATGAATTCGACCCCCTGCATCAAGTCTACTTCCGGCGTCTCCTGCCATCATTTCAAGCGCAGGATATATATGAGGCTGTCACCCTCCGCGAAACCCTCCTGCGCAGCGCCTTCGTCGCGTGGTGGACATTCTCCGCCGTAGCGATGCTCGACGGCTCCCACGCCGCGCTCTCGCTCATCGCCGTCTCACTGTGTCGCTTCGACACCCCATCCGAATGGCCACCAATCTTCGGCCCGTTAAGTGCAGCGTGGAGCATGCGTCGGTTCTGGGGCAGATTCTGGCACCAGATCATCCGGCGCACGTACACGAACTACGGCGAGATTGTGTCGCGGCGGATTCTGGGGTTGCGGGCGGGGTCGGTGATGGATAAATTGATTGTGATTTTTGcgattttctttctctcgggCGTTTCGCATGCGGTTGTTTCGTGGAGATTGGGGGATTGTGCGTGGGGGGGTGATGTTTGGTGGTTTTGTTTGAattttggggttgggatgggggaggttgttgttttggGGGTTGTTAGGGCTGGAATGAAGAGGACTGGAAGGGAGGATTGGGTTAAGAGCGTGCAGGGGAGTTTGTTTGGGAGGGTTATTGGGTATATCTGGGTGTTTGGGTTCATGTTTTGGAGTGTGCCCAAGTGGCAGTATCCAAAGGTTTATTGTGTCCTTGAAGCGTTGAGTGCTTGA
- a CDS encoding S26 family signal peptidase (COG:U;~EggNog:ENOG410Q1GY;~InterPro:IPR027245,IPR036286,IPR015927,IPR001733, IPR019756;~MEROPS:MER0000600;~PFAM:PF00717;~go_component: GO:0016020 - membrane [Evidence IEA];~go_component: GO:0016021 - integral component of membrane [Evidence IEA];~go_function: GO:0004252 - serine-type endopeptidase activity [Evidence IEA];~go_function: GO:0008233 - peptidase activity [Evidence IEA];~go_process: GO:0006465 - signal peptide processing [Evidence IEA]), protein MKNPLLQIFPILWAVASVFMAWEALCILTGSRYPILVVTSGSMEPAFQRGDLIFLSNRQQIIHPGDIPVIWIPGKPLPMVHRAITVDYQAVEGQGQLKQHILTKGDNNAVDDRYMYVPGRPFALREEVVGLVKGYVPRLGWASVALQGGLRKE, encoded by the exons ATGAAGAATCCTTTACTGCAAATATTCCCCATCCTCTGGGCCGTCGCCTCGGTCTTCATGGCCTGGGAAGCACTATGCATCCTCACCGGCTCCAGATACCCCATCCTGGTTGTAACGTCCGGGTCCATGGAGCCAGCCTTCCAGCGCGGCGATCTCATCTTCCTTTCGAACCGGCAGCAGATTATCCATCCTGGCGATATCCCTGTGATCTGGATCCCAGGGAAGCCGCTGCCTATGGTTCATCGGGCGATTACTGTTGATTATCAGGCCGTGGAGGGACAGGGACAGCTGAA ACAACACATCTTGACAAAGGGGGATAATAATGCGGTTGACGATAGGTACATGTACGTCCCAGGACGCCCGTTTGCACTCCGCGAAGAGGTGGTCGGGTTGGTGAAGGGGTATGTGCCGAGACTGGGGTGGGCGAGTGTGGCTCTGCAAGGCGGATTGAGGAAGGAATAA
- a CDS encoding uncharacterized protein (COG:S;~EggNog:ENOG410Q2IY;~InterPro:IPR038595,IPR025659,IPR007612;~PFAM:PF04525;~TransMembrane:1 (i185-208o)) gives MESLTPLKQPLAIRPEHVVPSTTTIRVKQHSASWSSSNFTITAQPTPESPEPAKLFAVDGDFASWSQRRRFCDASGLPLFEISRKDLGVTYYLHLPGEGKRKGSDNDESERIATIVPKYSALKDKFDVHFRNAAADGEETVLEVRGQNIWKSKTHVYHRGHLVMVVKLTDMVSVYIPGKRPSWEVVVAEGMDLSLASVLAVLLAMMLYSSSEAPSNTLTNSSY, from the exons ATGGAATCCCTCACACCCCTAAAACAGCCTCTCGCCATCCGCCCCGAGCACGTCgtcccctccaccaccacaatcCGCGTGAAGCAACACAGCGCCAGCTGGTCCAGCAGCAACTTCACAATCACTGCGCAGCCGACGCCCGAAAGCCCCGAGCCTGCGAAACTGTTCGCCGTCGATGGCGACTTCGCGTCGTGGTCGCAGCGGCGCCGGTTCTGCGATGCGTCGGGCTTGCCGCTCTTTGAGATCTCGCGCAAGGATCTTGGTGTGACGTATTATCTGCATCTTCCGGGGGAAGGCAAAAGGAAGGGGAGTGATAACGATGAATCAGAGCGCATTGCGACGATTGTGCCCAAGTACAGCGCGCTCAAGGATAAGTTCGACGTGCATTTCCGGAATGCGGCggcggatggcgaggagacaGTTCTGGAGGTGAGGGGCCAGAATATCTGGAAATCCAAGACGCATGTTTACCACCGCGGGCATCTGGTTATGGTGGTCAAGTTGACGGATATGGTTTCGGTGTATATCCCCGGGAAACGACCGTCTTGGGAGGTTGTTGTGGCTGAGGGGATGGATTTGTCGCTG GCATCGGTTCTTGCTGTGCTTCTCGCCATGATGCTATACTCAAGCAGTGAGGCGCCATCGAATACCCTTACCAACTCGAGTTACTGA
- a CDS encoding uncharacterized protein (SECRETED:SignalP(1-23)), producing MHFFTTTAVSALAALSLVQFCPAPPAVIGAIAGGLGGGAISGGIAAGTKNSRRDLPAGVSQESIDQCTQQINDQGSPVNVYSTGDSSARADDVPPACMNLAAVLLDNPAQAGGPVPTPMGSASLEYTGLSEDDKTQLQNALSG from the exons ATGCACTtcttcaccaccaccgccgtcAGCGCCCTCGctgccctctccctcgtgCAGTTCTGCCCTGCTCCTCCCGCCGTCATCGGTGCCATTGCCGGTGgtctcggtggtggtgctaTCTCCGGAGGTATCGCTGCTGGCACCAAGAACAGCCGCCGTGACCTCCCTGCTGGTGTCTCCCAGGAGTCCATCGACCAGTGCACCCAGCAGATCAACGACCAGGGATCGCCTGTCAACGTCTACAGCACTGGTGACAGCT CCGCCCGCGCCGACGATGTCCCCCCTGCCTGCATGAACCTCGCTGCtgttctcctcgacaaccctgCCCAGGCTGGTGGCCCTGTCCCTACTCCCATGGGCAGCGCCAGCCTTGAGTACACCGGTCTGAGTGAGGATGACAAGACCCAGCTCCAGAACGCTCTCTCTGGTTAA
- a CDS encoding homocysteine S-methyltransferase family protein (COG:E;~EggNog:ENOG410QE7V;~InterPro:IPR036589,IPR003726;~PFAM:PF02574) produces MPAIQILDGGLGTSLEDKYGVKFTSTNTPLWASHLLVSDPTTLQACQKDFADAGADVLLTATYQVSPEGFARTTTAKFPNGILRSAIPRFLETAVNVAEKAAHAKKSKIALSLGPYGACMIPGQEYSGEYDAVHDNEEELYQWHLSRLRLFLGTAEENLLSRVQYVAFETLPRLDEVRAVRRAAWDAGIAAPVWISCVFPRDDECLPDGSTMEEVVDAAVGPLKNGVVPWGIGVNCTKIQKLPGLVEKFGICIRQVIAAGHISTAPTLVLYPDGTNGEVYNTTTQAWEKRENTESQRQTDTRTWETQLAQVVNDASAKGPFESFLVGGCCKASHQDIKRLHDRFQ; encoded by the exons ATGCCCGCCATTCAAATCCTCGACGGTGGCCTCGGCACATCGCTAGAAGACAAATACGGAGTCAAATTCACCAGCACAAACACCCCGCTCTGGGCCTCGCACTTGCTAGTCTCAGACCCAACAACGCTCCAAGCGTGCCAGAAAGACTTCGCAGACGCAGGGGCAGACGTGCTTCTAACGGCAACATACCAAGTCTCGCCAGAGGGATTCGCGCGCACAACGACAGCTAAATTCCCTAATGGGATTCTGCGCAGTGCTATTCCGCGGTTTCTGGAAACGGCCGTCAACGTTGCAGAGAAAGCTGCGCACGCCAAAAAGAGTAAGATTGCGTTGAGCCTCGGGCCGTACGGGGCATGTATGATCCCGGGCCAGGAGTACAGCGGCGAGTACGACGCGGTGCATGACAACGAAGAGGAACTATACCAGTGGCATCTCTCACGGCTGCGACTGTTTCTGGGAACAGCGGAAGAAAATTTGCTCTCGCGGGTGCAGTACGTTGCGTTTGAGACGCTGCCGAGACTTGACGAAGTGCGCGCTGTGAGACGTGCGGCTTGGGATGCCGGGATCGCAGCTCCGGTGTGGATTTCGTGTGTTTTCCCTCGTGATGATGAGTGTTTGCCGGATGGGAGTACtatggaggaggttgttgatgcggCGGTGGGACCTCTGAAGAATGGGGTCGTGCCATGGGGTATTGGGGTGAATTGTACTAAGATCCAGAAACTCCCTGGTCTGGTTGAGAAGTTCGGGATTTGTATTAGGCAGGTTATTGCTGCTGGTCATATCTCGACTGCCCCGACTTTGGTTCTGTATCCGGATGGTACGAACGGGGAGGTCTATAATACGACTACGCAGGCCTGGGAGAAACGGGAGAATACAGAAAGTCAAAGACAGACGGATACG CGTACGTGGGAGACCCAGCTTGCGCAGGTGGTCAACGATGCCAGCGCGAAGGGCCCTTTCGAGTCCTTCCTTGTCGGCGGCTGCTGTAAGGCATCACACCAGGACATCAAGAGGCTGCACGATAGGTTTCAATAG
- a CDS encoding uncharacterized protein (COG:S;~EggNog:ENOG410PTAA;~SECRETED:SignalP(1-24);~TransMembrane:2 (i7-28o207-227i)): MVTTLRWLVYGLLSFSSLIAFTSAQYAFTTPDPTLFDFDGTNDITQDDVVEFAWVLNSTLQETVSGDPIIDSDGNISLWLTSFHGFAFTRCLATSVNSEGGGTWAWRVSLTDEEIDEGGGQFVYRLMPPVASKDQPYDDDAAEAPSRGFRILKQSDPSPTTSTPAPTSLPPTSAAPSTTPTDATSDNSNNDNNDSNSGGLSPGAKGGIGAGVAVGGIILIGGAYLLWRHYRGRPQHLAPAPVAQPLPLPQTAGMGAFPAPPSELSALPSELDSGDSNRPIAELGAGEKRV, encoded by the exons ATGGTAACGACACTTCGATGGCTCGTCTACGGGCTTCTGAGCTTTTCAAGCTTGATCGCCTTTACTTCCGCGCAATACGCCTTTACTACTCCGGACCCAACACTGTTTGACTTTGACGGGACGAATGATATAACTCAAGATGACGTCGTGGAATTCGCCTGGGTCTTGAACT CTACATTGCAAGAGACTGTATCAGGAGACCCAATAATCGATAGTGATGGCAATATATCTCTCTGGCTCACGAGCTTCCACGGCTTCGCATTCACAAGATGCCTAGCTA CAAGCGTCAACTCCGAGGGCGGCGGAACCTGGGCTTGGAGAGTTAGCTTGACAGATGAGGAAATCGACGAGGGCGGCGGGCAATTCGTCTATCGTCTCATGCCACCCGTTGCGTCCAAGGATCAGCCGTACGATGACGATGCAGCAGAGGCTCCGTCGCGTGGGTTTAGAATTCTCAAGCAATCCGATCCCTCCCCTACTACCTCTACACCTGCGCCTACTTCATTGCCGCCGACAAGTGCCGCTCCTAGCACGACCCCGACGGATGCAACCAGCGATAATagcaacaacgacaacaacgacagcAACAGTGGGGGGCTGTCGCCCGGTGCAAAGGGCGGTATTGGTGCAGGCGTAGCAGTGGGAGGCATCATCTTGATCGGAGGGGCGTACCTCCTTTGGAGACATTACAGAGGACGGCCACAGCATCTAGCACCGGCACCGGTGGCACAACCACTACCACTGCCGCAAACAGCTGGAATGGGTGCTttccctgctcctccatctgaGCTCTCTGCTCTGCCGTCAGAGCTTGACTCGGGAGACAGCAACAGGCCCATAGCTGAGCTTGGGGCTGGTGAGAAGCGGGTGTGA
- a CDS encoding uncharacterized protein (SECRETED:SignalP(1-22)), with product MQLLSVSAAIAATLSMVQFCPAPPVVLGPIIAGALAGEAGAMVGYGVGKINGKRDVAVSGSIKGSVFRKRDDPFAGLPQPAADTCKEQLNGVTVEFQNTGEGSFRANNIPSACMTLSNVIIGQDPAQPAPTPLGSDSLEYTGLSEDDLNKLQSALDGNGY from the exons ATGCAACTTCTTTCCGTCTCTGCTGCTATTGCTGCTACCTTGAGCATGGTGCAGTTCTGCCCTGCTCCCCCCGTTGTGCTCGGTCCCATCATCGCTGGTGCTCT TGCCGGTGAAGCCGGTGCCATGGTCGGCTACGGTGTTGGCAAGATCAACGGCAAGCGTGACGTTGCCGTCAGTGGCTCTATCAAGGGCTCCGTCTTCCGCAAGCGCGACGAT CCCTTCGCCGGCCTTCCCCAGCCTGCTGCAGACACCTGCAAGGAGCAACTGAACGGCGTCACTGTTGAGTTCCAGAACACTGGCGAGGGATCCTTCCGcgccaacaacatcccctcGGCCTGCATGACCCTGTCCAATGTCATTATCGGCCAGGACCCCGCGCAGCCCGCCCCTACTCCTCTGG GCTCTGACTCCCTGGAATACACTGGTCTCTCCGAGGACGACCTCAACAAGCTCCAGTCCGCCCTTGACGGCAACGGCTACTAG
- a CDS encoding uncharacterized protein (COG:U;~EggNog:ENOG410PUQI;~InterPro:IPR020846,IPR001958,IPR011701,IPR036259;~PFAM:PF07690;~TransMembrane:11 (n18-29c35/36o59-78i90-108o114-137i149-168o174-193i274-291o311-331i343-363o375-401i422-443o449-472i);~go_function: GO:0022857 - transmembrane transporter activity [Evidence IEA];~go_process: GO:0055085 - transmembrane transport [Evidence IEA]), giving the protein MAPGRMHFAHRVCASKPFILVAVILALFCDTFLYSFPVPILSYMIEHRLQIDPSQTQNITTALLSLHGLATLVFAPVIAHFADKYPTRKLPFLISLAGCLVATLLLSLTPSLPALFIGRLIQGIAGAASWIVGSATLTDHMQLESLGKLYGLSMSFVSAGVVAGPAVSGAVLELAGYWTAWSIPLGLLLLDIIMRSAMIETPKAPSPTTKPSSPTPTPSGEPSEASALLLYNQLNNMNTIDPDYEPWHDIGPEPDPDPDPEPGFYETMLTDSRVLVGLANTVLSSALLASFDTTLPLHLRDTFGWGSLSAGIMFLSLHLPFILLGPLAGWVRDRAGLQYPTTVAWALLAPVMWLIGVPGSGIFAPKSAVNTETMFIFAIVVFGVIVPFVRGVGFLQVSLVLNEFETKDPRRFGENGGSNQAFELQDMALSTGLMAGPLISGTLAQIAGYYWASCAFAILCLLSALASIFCLADRPVTGGGGDDGVDV; this is encoded by the exons ATGGCACCCGGCAGGATGCATTTCGCGCATAGGGTGTGCGCTTCGAAGCCCTTCATCTTGGTTGCAGTGATACTCGCTCTATTCTGCG ACACCTTCCTATACAGCTTCCCCGTCCCGATATTAAGCTACATGATCGAGCACCGTCTGCAAATCGACCCATCGCAGACCCAGAATATAACCACAGCCTTGCTCAGTCTGCACGGGCTTGCAACACTTGTATTTGCTCCTGTTATTGCGCACTTCGCCGACAAATACCCGACACGAAAACTCCCGTTCTTGATTAGTCTGGCTGGGTGTCTTGTCGCCACACTCTTGCTGAGCTTGACTCCTTCAC TCCCGGCTCTTTTTATAGGACGTCTCATCCAGGGAATCGCCGGTGCAGCTTCATGGATTGTGGGTTCAGCCACCTTGACCGACCATATGCAGCTCGAGAGCCTGGGAAAGCTCTACGGGCTGTCCATGTCATTTGTGAGCGCCGGGGTTGTCGCAGGCCCTGCAGTGTCCGGTGCTGTCCTGGAGCTGGCAGGATACTGGACTGCATGGTCCATCCCACTaggccttctcctcctcgataTAATAATGCGGAGTGCCATGATTGAGACTCCCAAAGCAccatccccaaccaccaaaccctcctctcccactcCAACTCCATCCGGAGAACCCAGCGAGGCATCTGCCCTTCTACTCTATAACCAGCTAAACAACATGAACACCATAGACCCAGATTACGAACCCTGGCACGACATcggcccagaaccagacccagacccagacccagaacCCGGCTTCTACGAAACAATGCTCACAGACTCCCGCGTCCTCGTCGGTCTCGCCAACACAGTCCTCAGCtccgccctcctcgccagcttcgACACAACCCTACCCCTGCATCTCCGCGACACCTTCGGCTGGGGCAGCCTCTCCGCCGGCATAATGTTCCTATCCCTGCATCTCCCATTTATCCTGCTCGGCCCTCTCGCCGGCTGGGTCCGGGACCGCGCTGGACTGCAGTATCCCACGACCGTGGCCTGGGCGCTTcttgcgccggtgatgtGGCTAATTGGTGTTCCTGGGTCTGGGATATTCGCGCCAAAGTCGGCGGTTAATACCGAGACGATGTTCATTTTTGCAATCGTTGTCTTTGGGGTCATTGTGCCGTTTGTGAGGGGGGTGGGGTTTTTGCAGGTTTCGC TCGTCCTGAACGAATTCGAAACGAAAGACCCGAGACGGTTCGGTGAAAATGGAGGCAGCAATCAGGCCTTTGAGTTGCAGGACATGGCGCTTAGTACAGGACTGATGGCCGGTCCATTGATTTCGGGGACCTTGGCTCAAATTGCTGGGTATTATTGGGCGAGTTGTGCTTTTG CTATCCTGTGTCTTCTTTCGGCGCTTGCTTCGATATTCTGCCTTGCCGATAGGCCAGTGACAGGGGGTGGCGGTGATGACGGTGTAGATGTTTGA
- a CDS encoding ankyrin repeat domain-containing protein (COG:M;~EggNog:ENOG410PRDD;~InterPro:IPR002110,IPR036770,IPR020683;~PFAM:PF13857,PF12796,PF00023,PF13606;~go_function: GO:0005515 - protein binding [Evidence IEA]): MSSAGAHLRALTAEMEQSAQAGDLTKLQSQLARWEAGVPDENVTREEHLGIDISIAEIDDCAEMRDRTDMSKPVYELLTRLLIKAAEGNQVATVKYIIDKRGVPITPIIAKKAINSDAFNVLEVFLENGWNINDPIQANFCPILAFVTHNERRTRWCLEHGADPNARNKSRNKDVPSYAGSFASVSTLRLLAAHGANFPGSNALQRAAEGGMKGRIECLQWLLDEAGFPIDQYEFGWDPAVFENWRIGLLGTALHLAIYANSPERVQFLLERGSDINLQDTYGRAARELPHGRRKEEVLAILDGWGKQLTGF; this comes from the exons ATGTCCAGCGCAGGCGCACATCTCCGGGCCCTCACGGCGGAAATGGAACAGTCCGCCCAGGCCGGCGACCTCACCAAACTGCAGAGCCAACTCGCCAGATGGGAGGCTGGGGTCCCTGATGAAAATGTCACACGGGAAGAGCATCTCGGGATTGACATCTCAATTGCCGAGATAGATGATTGCGCGGAAATGAGAGACCGCACCGACATGAGCAAGCCTGTTTACGAACTTCTCACTCGGCTGCTGATCAAGGCTGCAGAAGGAAACCAGGTGGCTACGGTCAAATACATCATCGATAAGCGAGGAGTACCTATTACGCCCATAATCGCAAAGAAAGCCATAAATTCCGACGCCTTCAATGTGCTCGAGGTCTTTCTAGAGAATGGGTGGAACATCAATGACCCCATCCAGGCGAACTTTTGCCCGATACTAGC GTTTGTGACGCATAATGAGAGGCGAACGCGCTGGTGTCTTGAGCATGGAGCCGATCCTAATGCTAGAAATAAAAGTAGGAACAAAGATGTGCCCAGCTACGCTGGTAGTTTTGCCTCAGTGTCGACGTTGCGGTTGCTTGCCGCCCATGGGGCCAACTTCCCGGGCAGCAATGCCCTGCAACGGGCTGCGGAAGGTGGCATGAAGGGGCGGATTGAATGCCTGCAATGGCTACTCGACGAGGCAGGCTTCCCCATCGACCAGTACGAGTTTGGGTGGGATCCGGCTGTCTTTGAAAATTGGCGCATCGGTCTGTTGGGAACGGCGTTGCACTTGGCTATCTATGCCAACTCCCCTGAACGTGTGCAGTTTCTGCTGGAGCGAGGGAGCGATATCAACCTGCAAGACACGTATGGCCGTGCCGCACGAGAGTTGCCTCATGGGCGGCGGAAAGAAGAGGTCCTTGCTATTCTCGATGGCTGGGGGAAGCAATTGACAGGATTTTAG